Proteins found in one Sorghum bicolor cultivar BTx623 chromosome 1, Sorghum_bicolor_NCBIv3, whole genome shotgun sequence genomic segment:
- the LOC110432621 gene encoding atherin-like produces MNHGVEVSRLGAVIHGAKVLDAGSAFCDVAVSKKKKKFGRRHRSRRRRKVKLARLAPLPAHAAPAPPATARPAAPSTAHRAPLPLPRQPPPRRCPRPARRGRAPRHRAPRAAPLARRCRCPARRGRAPRRWSAAAGAPRAEAARHAAGPAPRGPPLPPPRAPRAARPLPPAATAGAPALPAASVR; encoded by the exons ATGaatcatggcgtcgaggtttCACGtctcggcgccgtgatccatggcgCCAAGGTCCTGGACGCAGGCAGCGCATTTTGTGACGTGGCAgtgtccaaaaaaaaaaaaaaatttggtcGGCGCCATAGATCACGGCGCCGACGTAAGGTAAAACTAGCCCGGCTGGCTCCTCTCCCTGCTCACGCAGCGCCCGCGCCCCCGGCCACCGCGCGCCCCGCCGCTCCCTCCACCGCGCACCGcgcgccgctgccgctgccgcggcAGCCACCGCCACGCCGCTGCCCCCGCCCCGCGCGACGAGGCCGCGCGCCCCGCCACCGCGCTCCGCGCGCCGCGCCGCTGGCCCGCCGCTGCCGGTGCCCCGCGCGCCGAGGCCGCGCGCCACGCCGCTGGTCCGCCGCTGCCGGCGCCCCGCGCGCCGAGGCCGCGCGCCACGCCGCTGGCCCGGCCCCGCGCGGCCCGCCGCTGCCCCCGCCCCGCGCGCCCCGAGCGGCGAGGCCGCTGCCCCCGGCCGCCACCGCCGGTGCCCCGGCCCTCCCGGCGGCTTcag tACGATAA